A window of Limanda limanda chromosome 4, fLimLim1.1, whole genome shotgun sequence genomic DNA:
GAAAAGGTTGAGTATATTTGCTATTTTTACTAAATCTTTTCTCCACATTCGTCTACATAATCAGCCACAGTGTAAACATATGCTTCGGTAGTGGGTCACCTCTCAGCTAAAGTTTAGGGTTCAGACagtatgtatttatatgtaaaaaataattctGCAACACTTGAGCAATTTGACTTCCTCTTTGTCACTAGAATCATTTACATAACTGTTGAAGGCTAAAAGGTTTAAATGAATCATGACTTCATATAAGGAATGCTGCCGACAACCGATAGTGTCATGTGTTGTCAGGGTGAGACTCACCCTCTCCTCATGTGGTTCTGTATGCTCTCATAAGAAGCTTGAAACATCCTGTAGTCCTCTTTCTCCCCAAAAAGGATGTATGATTTCAGCAGGTACTCGTAGAATGAGTCCATACCAGCTCCGAGGCCACTCTGCTTCCCGACCCACTGGCCCGTTTGGATATTAACCACATTACCTAAGAACAAAAATCACAGACAGTTAAGTCaatatgaaaaagtaagaaagaaaGCACATGAGAAACCTAAAGAGTTGTCACAAAGCTACAGCACACAGCTGCACATACCTAACAGACCGGTTTCATTGCTCCTCAGTTTCCACAGAGCTCTAACTGCTCGTCTGGCTACCCACTCAAATGTGGAATCGCCGATCAAGCGGCTCAGGATCCCAAACTCCACCAGCAGGGACCCAGCTCCTGCAGTGCAAGTCTCATTGATGCTGTCAGCGGGGACCCCAGTCTTCAGGTTCACCTGCATTCAAGATACAAAAGCATGATGCTGCTGGATGATGTGGTAAGTTATCCAGTTTCATTCAAACAACAGCTGCAGTAATCGGTGCAACGaccattaaaatatcttgtgtATGTTAGCAGCCACCTTATGTAATGCACCCGTCACTCACCCTGGGGTAAGGAATGCCCGTGCTGGTGTTCTCGAAAGCCGGCAGTAAGCGGACGGCCAAGTCATGAGCCATGTGAAGCAGCTCATTATCGTAACCTTCCATGCTCACTTTGCCAAACGGATGTTTTGGGTCAGTCAGCAGGATGTGAGAGGAGATGAGGCTTCCCAAGATCCTTCAGTGAAGAAGAGAAATATTAGATTGTGATGGCTCAAAGAAACAGATTGGGATTCTTTTCATACATTATCATATAGAATGTCTCAaatcactcattcattcattttggaCTCGGTGAAACAATATTTGTCTTCAAACATCCACTATTCAGAATAAGAATTGGAATAATCTGAGGATGCTGTCTGCTTAAATGCATGTCAAAATAGATACAAAGGAAATATTGCTCCTCTAAACCAGATTGATGcacttttaaattcagaaaTTAGCCTTTTGCTGGATTAACAGAAAACTGCACACGTAGTTTCCTTTTGTATTTGATATTTACTATAGCAGCGACATTTGTACCTAATGTTTGCCTCAAAAACTTGCACCGTCGAGTCCTTATCGAAAGATACAGTTGCTATCACCAGCTTGACGGCTCTCTGGAACTCTGTCACGTTGCCAAGCACCTGCAGAAAAACAGCACATGATAAAGAGTGAGTGTAGAAAAGAGCCACAAGCAGTGCTCATCCAAGGGTGCAATGTAAATCCTGTAAACAAAAAGGGtaaaaagagcagaaagaagACTTTTTTGCGTTGTCGTTTCAGACTGTGCGGCACTACATTGGATTTGGAAAGGGGTTgattcttttttaaaaccagtGTAACCTCAGCCCATCTACAAGCTTCTTTTGTTGCATAATTAAAGTATTGCTATTTCAGCTTAATTCAGTTTCATCATTACATATCACATCTGTTATAAAGAAGCTTTGTCCACCtacattttcattaaataaacagTCTATTACTACTAAGAAATTACTACATTTGTTCATGTACAGAGATTCTTCATTAAGACTGTGAATGCTTGTGACAAGAGCACGTGAAGGAGACACCTCAGACTGTCCATGTCAGGTTGAACACACTCATACCAACGAGCTGTTTAGAAAATCTACTTCACTGGAGTCAGTGGTGGTTTTGAGAGGCAGCAGAAAACCCACAACTTACAACAGAGAGGATGTGTTAACCACTGTGCCGCTGAATGTGGAGCAAAACTCCACTCTTGGAGAACAGGTGCCATTAAGCATACAGGAAAACATGGTTCAAAATGTGCCAAATGCCAAAAGTAATATGTCTGTAAATGACTGTAATCAAGCTTGAACATATCCTTTGACATTTTGTATTTCCACCTTTTTCCTCTAAAAGAGCCACGAGAAAGGAAAAATTCGCACACAGTGACAGTGTAAACTTACCAACAGTGTGTCTAAGGTGTCAATTAATGTCAGGGAGTAGTTCCCCAAGACATCGTTTATGTTGATGTTTGACCTGAAACGAAAAAAGTGAAACAGACGCAGTGTCATTCACATGTGGGAGAAATAATCAATAGATCACACAACTGAATATTGTGTGAGGATCACAGTCTTCCCCCTAAAAGAACCTGTTCGGCTACATACCAATGTAGACGTGTCAACCCTTCTTGCATTTGCTGGAAGGTGATTATGAATACAGACACCGCTGAGTGAGAGGTTTTATGAGCTTTAAATAGTAGTTTACGTATTAGTTTAATCAGGTAAGATTGATGATATGATTTAATCATCAATTAATCTGACCATTTGTATTTTTGAGTTTCccttattatatattttgtttcatctgtgacCTCGTTGAGACTCCTGTAAGTGACATCTGGATCCAAATGAATAATGCAAGTAAAATATTACTTGTACAATACCACTACCAATGTTATCATGTACAGTTGTGTATTAATATCATGTGCATTATTACTTTCATTATCATGTACAGTACCTCTTGCTCATTTCCAATACTTCTTTAACtattgcttttctttcttttataagTTTGTAATTTTTAAAGTTATCGTGATTGTATTATTATGTACCTCGGCACTTGTCCTCTCTTACCCTTAAAAGCACTTGACATGTTTGTACTTCACTACTATTATTCTTTGTTATTGTAACCTAGGAGCACAATAATTGTCTTCAAAATTGATTAAGTTGACTATCTTATTTAGACTTAaggggatagttcacccaaaaatgaaactttactCATTACCTACTCACCATTAGCCGTAATGTCCTCTGATCGCCTTCTCGCATGGATCACAGCGGacatttacattacatgttttcatttagctgacgcttttatccaaagcgacttacaagaACCGCATtgaacccagaacaacaagaaacaaacccagaacaacaagaaacaaccccagaacaacaagaaggCTAAAAACATTGTGTGAATGACCTCAAATCGGTCACCATTTGCTTAGAATTTATTGCATGTGGCTGCaactctgtttacccctgaaactcccaagtgttctgtggactcaaacacttcacccgccCCTCCCCCAGcgacatagtggtgagtagataatgagtgaattttaattttgggGTGAGCTATCCCTTTTACTTATCGATGACCTGTTCAATGTGAATATGAAGGAACCACGACCCGCCCAGCCCTGGTCAACAGGGGTCAGCAGGGATCAACAGGGGGCAACAGGGCCACACTTGTAAGTGATTTGTTTACTAAATTAATGTTTGAATGACTCACGGGTTCAGCACGTCTGGTCCTCTTCCTTTACAGGCGATGGGATTCAGCTCGTCCTCGGGGAAAGCGTACTTCATGTAGTTGTCGTATCCAAAGTAGAACATGTCTCTGGCCATGTCCCTCATCTTGGCTTTCAGCGGGTCGGGGAACGAGCTGTACCTTCTCACGTACTCGTCCTTGTTGCCGTCGAAGAAGCTCAGGTAGGGTCGTCTCCGGGGcgagccctcctcctcctcgggctTCAAACAGGTGGTGGCCGGCTCCTCGAACCTGGGGCCGTGGACCCGCTGGGACCACGAGCCGCTGCCCCCCGGCTCGCTGCCCTTCTCCTCGCCGAACAGCACATCCAGCTGGTGCAGGTTGAAGCCGAGCTGGAAGTTGAAGCCCCAGATGACGCTGGGTCCCAGTCCGAAGGCGAGCCACAGCACCCAGCCGAGGGAGAGCCGCAGCACCACAAGACCCACCACTATTGACCTCCATTGCATCTTGGCCCCGGGTCGGTCCTACAGGGCATTGTTTTAGTCCGAGCGGCTGAACCAGAGAGAGAAATCCTCCGTGTATCaggctggagcaggaggagcaggagaaggagcaggagtgaCTCCGCTTCACACGCTTCCTGTCAACAAACCGGCTCCTCCCATATACCGCCCTCTGATTGGCCCTCTCCCTGGCTCGTCATTCAAAAGGTGAGGCGCGCTCGTCCGGTGATTGGCTGCGGAGCTGTCAATCTCCAGGGTTGTGTTTCGTGGCATTCATGACGTGTCGTAACTTCAGCTTCAAAAGTGAAGGTTCGGTCCCAGCAGGTTCACTTAGTGACTGAAGGTTAGAGGAGGAACTGCATGATACCGTTaacattatcatttattataacaataataacaatacaaaaGAATAAGAATTCTAataattatattgttataatatGTATTAGTAGTCGTAGtagtatttgtataattattattaataatattattagtAGTTGTTtacagtagtagtagtattaatactattatcactattattagagccgagcactgacaggcactgacacaGTGATGCCCTATTGAAATTggaaggattattattattattctggcAAATTAATAgcctttttgagggctttaacatgctcaattctttccaaaatgtgcagaaaattatagtggtgaaaatttacttttcatctattttgtgttatttatttttctacaatttctttttaaatttatccttttttaaaattactttaattaaattattattatttacctcCCGTGCAGAAGTGgactgcgcaggatgtgcgcactccgcttctgcgcaggattaatttaatttatttaaatttaattatttttttctgtaaatttacatagtgtaagacagaggtcttcaacagggggtctgcgacccctagggggtccgcggagatactgcaggggggtcgcgaaatctttggttgattagacatttttttgactttttgttattattatttttttttttttttcacgaatttaaatgtctttcaatacacattaacatgcatcaaCATGTATTCAgccccctttaaatatttcactctttggtTCATTGCAGCAacttgcaaaaatcaaaaaagttcattttatttctcattaatgtatcttgacagaaaaaaaaacagaaaagtagaaatttttgcacatttattaaaaaagaaaaactgaaatatcacatggtcataagtattcagaccctttcctgtgacactcatatttaactcacatgctgtccatttcttctgatcctccttgagatggttctactccttcattggagtccagctgtgtttaattaaactgattggacttgattaggaaaggcacacacctgtctatataagaccttacagatcacagtgcatgtcagagcaaatgagaatcatgaggtcgaaggaactgcccaaggagctcagagacagaattgtggcaaggcacagatctggccaaggttacaaaataatttctgtagcactcaaggttcctaagagtacagtggcctccataatccttaaattatgaactcttcctagacctggccgtccagccatactgagcaatcgtgggagaagagccttggtgagagaggtaaagaagaacccaaagatcactgtggctgagctccagagatgcagtagggagatgggagaacgttccacaaagtcaactatcactgcagccctccaccagtcggggcttcaTGGCAGAGTGGCTCGAcagaagcctctcctcagtgcaagacgtATGAAAGCCCGCaaagagtttgccaaaaaacacatgaaggactcccagactatgagaaataagattctctggtctgatgagaccaagattgaacttgttggcgttaattctaagtggtatgtgtggagaaaaccaggcactgctcatcacctgcccaatacaatcccaacagtgaaacatggtggtggcagcatcatgctatggggggggggtttcagctgcagggacaggacgactggttgcaattgaaggaaggatgaatgcggccaagtacagagatatcctggaagaaaacctcttccagagtgctctggacctcagactgagCCGacggttcaccttccaacaaggcaatgaccctaagcacacagctaaaataacaaaggagtggctgcggaacaactctgtgactattcttgactggcccagccagaaccctgacctaaacccaattgagcatctctggagagacctgaaaatggctgtccaccaacgttcaccaaccaacctgacggaactggagaggatctgcaaggaagaatggcagaggatccccaaatccaggtgtgaaaaacttgttgcatcattcccaagaagactcatggctgtactagctcaaaagggtgcttctactcaatactgagcaaagggtctgaatacttatgaccatgtgatatttcagtttttcttttttaataaatttgcaaaaatttctacatttctgtttttttctgtcaagatggggtgctgagtgtacattgatgagaaataaaatgattttagcaaatggctgcaatgaaacagagtgaaacatttaaaggggtctgaatactttccgtacccactgtatgtttataaatggcagtgggatggccaccctgtaccttgcacatgtttaaattaaaaacatgcatATATGAACccatgtaatatttgaatagcttagtattgaatgcacaatatcagggtagttatgtttatacatggcactaggccaagtttaatataaaacacaattttatacaatatatatagtagggggtctctgctccatctctccacctgtttgggggtccttggcctgaaaaacattgaagacccctggtgTAAGATATTGTGTAATTAATAGGTGGTTAAGTTCTGCCAATTTCATAAgtcataaaatatttatttaatataaagtgACCGTCTGAGTTAAGGAAGTATGAAAGATTTAGAGCAtcggttag
This region includes:
- the edem1 gene encoding ER degradation-enhancing alpha-mannosidase-like protein 1; protein product: MQWRSIVVGLVVLRLSLGWVLWLAFGLGPSVIWGFNFQLGFNLHQLDVLFGEEKGSEPGGSGSWSQRVHGPRFEEPATTCLKPEEEEGSPRRRPYLSFFDGNKDEYVRRYSSFPDPLKAKMRDMARDMFYFGYDNYMKYAFPEDELNPIACKGRGPDVLNPSNININDVLGNYSLTLIDTLDTLLVLGNVTEFQRAVKLVIATVSFDKDSTVQVFEANIRILGSLISSHILLTDPKHPFGKVSMEGYDNELLHMAHDLAVRLLPAFENTSTGIPYPRVNLKTGVPADSINETCTAGAGSLLVEFGILSRLIGDSTFEWVARRAVRALWKLRSNETGLLGNVVNIQTGQWVGKQSGLGAGMDSFYEYLLKSYILFGEKEDYRMFQASYESIQNHMRRGRESCNEGEGDPPLYVNVNMFSGEIMNTWIDSLQAFFPGLQVLNGDVDNAICLHAFYYAIWKRFGALPERYNWQLQAPDVLFYPLRPELVESTYLLYQATKNPFYLHVGMDILQSLEKNAKVRCGYATLHHVVDKSKEDRMESFFLSETCKYLFLLFDDDNPLHHSDNKYIFTTEGHVVPIDKRFREKQWNDLYPCEEGALAETEPNSRPPSSNMSNCSRIPEERRYTLPLKSVYMRQIDHMVGLF